In one window of Onychomys torridus chromosome 7, mOncTor1.1, whole genome shotgun sequence DNA:
- the Ackr2 gene encoding atypical chemokine receptor 2 translates to MPTKASPLPLTTTSPENSSFLYDYDYLDDVTVLVCRKDEVLSFGRVFLPIIYSLIFVLGLAGNLLLLVVLLRYVPRRRMIELYLLNLAISNLLFVVTMPFWAISVAWHWVFGSFLCKVVSVLYTINFYCGIFFITCMSLDKYLEIVHAQPLHRQKARFRNLLLIAIVWTMALAISVPEMVFVQVHKTLDGVWHCYADFGGHATVWKLYLRFQQNLLGFLLPLLAMIFFYSRIGCVLVRLRPPGQSRAMRMATTLVVAFFLLWFPYSLTLFLHSLLDLHVFGNCQVSHYLDYTLQVTESLAFFHCCFTPILYAFSSRRFRRYLKAFLAVVLRWHQDPGTAQALPSSHSESSRVTAQEDMVSMHDFGERQADDSLNKGAVGKD, encoded by the coding sequence ATGCCCACCAAGGCGTCCCCCCTGCCACTCACCACCACCAGTCCTGAGAACAGCAGCTTCCTCTATGACTATGACTACTTGGATGACGTGACTGTCTTGGTCTGCAGGAAGGATGAGGTCTTGTCCTTTGGGAGAGTCTTCCTGCCAATCATCTACAGCCTGATCTTTGTGCTGGGCTTGGCTGGGAACCTCCTCCTTCTGGTGGTGCTGCTCCGCTATGTGCCTCGAAGACGGATGATTGagctttacctgctgaacctGGCCATCTCCAACCTCTTGTTCGTAGTGACAATGCCCTTTTGGGCCATCTCTGTGGCCTGGCATTGGGTTTTTGGCAGTTTCTTGTGCAAGGTGGTGAGCGTTCTCTACACTATTAACTTTTACTGTGGCATCTTCTTCATCACTTGCATGAGCCTGGACAAATACCTGGAGATTGTCCATGCTCAGCCCCTCCACAGACAAAAGGCCCGGTTCAGGAACCTGCTCCTCATTGCCATAGTGTGGACCATGGCCCTGGCCATCTCTGTCCCAGAAATGGTCTTTGTACAGGTCCATAAGACCTTAGATGGTGTGTGGCATTGTTATGCCGATTTTGGTGGACATGCAACTGTTTGGAAGCTCTACCTGCGCTTCCAGCAGAACCTCCTGGGGTTTCTCCTTCCGCTCTTGGCCATGATCTTCTTTTACTCCCGCATTGGTTGTGTTTTGGTTAGGCTGAGGCCGCCAGGCCAGAGCCGGGCTATGAGGATGGCCACAACCCTGGTGGTAGCTTTCTTCCTGTTGTGGTTCCCATACAGCCTCACTCTGTTTCTGCATTCCCTGCTGGACCTGCACGTCTTTGGGAACTGCCAGGTCAGCCACTATCTGGACTACACGTTGCAGGTGACAGAGAGCCTGGCCTTCTTCCATTGCTGTTTCACTCCCATCCTCTATGCCTTCTCCAGTCGCCGCTTTCGGCGGTACCTGAAAGCTTTTCTTGCTGTGGTGCTGAGATGGCACCAGGACCCTGGCACTGCCCAAGCCCTGCCATCTAGCCATTCTGAGAGCAGCAGGGTTACTGCCCAAGAAGATATGGTCAGCATGCATGACTTTGGAGAGAGGCAGGCTGATGATTCCCTTAACaaaggggctgtggggaaggattAG
- the LOC118587218 gene encoding 7-alpha-hydroxycholest-4-en-3-one 12-alpha-hydroxylase: protein MVLWGPVLGALLTVIVGCLCLSMLLRHRRPQEPPLDKGFVPWLGHAMAFRKNMFEFLKGMQAKHGDVFTVQLGGQYFTFVMDPLSFGSIIKDTQKTLDFRKYAQELVLKVFGYQSIDGDHQMIHSASTKHLMGRGLEDLNKAMLDSLSLVMLGPTGLSLDASSWREDGLFHFCYRVLFEAGFLSLFGYTKDKVQDLQEAEELFTKFRRFDLLFPRFVYSLLGPREWVEVSQLQHFFHHRLSMEQNLEKDGISNWLNCMFQFLREQGVDSSMQDKFNFMMLWASQGNTGPTCFWALLFLLKHQNAMKAVQEEATRVLGEARLEAKKSFAFTLSALKCTPVLDSVMEETLRLGATPTLLRVVQKDYILKMASGQEYHIRRGDKVALFPYLSVHMDPDIHPEPTVFKYDRFLNPDGTRKMDFYKSGKKIHHYNMPWGSGISICPGRFFALSEMKIFVLLMVMYFDLELVDPDTPVPPIDPRRWGFGTSQPSHEVRFRYRLKPMQ, encoded by the coding sequence ATGGTACTGTGGGGTCCAGTTCTGGGAGCCCTGCTCACAGTCATTGTGGGATGCCTGTGTCTATCCATGCTGCTCAGGCACCGCAGGCCCCAGGAGCCACCTCTGGACAAAGGTTTCGTACCTTGGCTGGGTCATGCCATGGCTTTCCGGAAGAATATGTTTGAATTCTTGAAGGGAATGCAGGCCAAGCACGGGGATGTGTTCACAGTGCAGCTAGGGGGTCAGTACTTCACCTTTGTCATGGACCCCCTCTCCTTTGGCTCCATCATTaaggacacacagaaaacactAGACTTCAGGAAGTATGCACAGGAACTGGTGCTAAAGGTGTTTGGATACCAGTCCATCGATGGGGACCACCAGATGATACACTCAGCCAGTACGAAGCATCTGATGGGACGAGGCTTGGAGGACCTCAACAAGGCCATGCTGGACAGTCTGTCCTTGGTGATGCTAGGGCCCACAGGCCTGAGTCTGGATGCCAGTTCCTGGCGTGAAGACGGCCTCTTTCACTTCTGCTACAGAGTCTTGTTCGAGGCTGGCTTCTTGAGCTTGTTTGGCTACACCAAAGACAAGGTGCAGGATCTGCAGGAAGCCGAGGAGCTGTTCACCAAGTTCCGCAGGTTTGATCTTCTTTTCCCCAGGTTTGTCTACTCCCTGCTGGGGCCCCGGGAGTGGGTAGAAGTGAGCCAACTCCAGCATTTCTTCCACCACAGACTCTCTATGGAGCAAAACCTGGAGAAAGATGGCATAAGTAACTGGTTAAACTGCATGTTTCAGTTTCTGAGGGAGCAAGGAGTAGATTCATCCATGCAGGACAAATTTAACTTTATGATGCTCTGGGCCTCCCAGGGGAACACAGGGCCAACCTGTTTCTGGGCCCTCTTATTCTTGCTAAAGCATCAGAATGCCATGAAGGCTGTACAAGAGGAAGCCACCCGCGTCCTGGGTGAGGCCAGGTTGGAAGCCAAGAAGTCCTTTGCCTTCACACTCAGTGCTCTGAAATGCACCCCAGTGTTGGACAGTGTGATGGAGGAGACTCTGCGACTGGGCGCTACCCCCACTCTCCTCAGGGTGGTGCAGAAAGATTACATCCTAAAGATGGCCAGTGGGCAAGAGTACCATATCCGTCGTGGAGATAAGGTGGCTCTCTTCCCCTACCTCTCAGTGCACATGGATCCTGACATCCACCCTGAGCCTACAGTCTTCAAGTACGATCGGTTCCTCAATCCTGATGGTACCCGGAAAATGGACTTCTACAAGTCAGGAAAGAAGATCCACCATTACAACATGCCTTGGGGCTCGGGCATCTCCATCTGCCCTGGCAGGTTCTTCGCCCTCAGTGAGATGAAGATCTTTGTCCTGCTTATGGTCATGTACTTTGACTTGGAGCTGGTGGACCCCGACACGCCTGTGCCCCCTATTGACCCAAGGCGTTGGGGCTTCGGCACCTCACAGCCTAGCCACGAGGTGCGCTTCCGCTACCGCCTGAAGCCCATGCAGTGA